The genomic region taaattgagaaattaaacacacaaatttaacgtggaaaaacccctccaaagaggataaaaaaccacgggcaaagataattttactataatggcaaaagaacgaagagtacaaaagatggagataaaaactaaaccccgaaaacccgaaaacaaagaacccacaaaacgtaaacacaaaattctctaaatgtgttatgagttctaatttctaatgggtgtattttctaatgttgtaaaagagcctatttataagctaaattcatagatcaaataataataaaataatctaaactaatcagtgtttgattgaaacaagtaaacagagtttaactgaaagactatttttcaaatttgactgaaaataggagtcatatttaacatgtTCAATAATTGAAAAATGTTGCTGCCCTTTTTTCTAAAGAAAGTTTCAACTTTATCACAATTAGAAATAGGAGAATTTTTCATTAGACCCACGCAATAAGAATGGAGGATATATTTTGCAAATCATTAATGAAATTCATAATCTTGAAACACGTGGTTAAAAGATATGGATTGTTGGtactatattaataatttttatctaAATATTAAGATTTCATTTAAACTATTTATGCAATAATGATGTATTGTCACCTCCTAAGCTTTCTCCAACCTTGATTGATAGCTTAGCTTGCTTCACCAAACCCTTCAACTTAACCCTCAATTGAGCGGGCAATCAACACTAGTTAAGCCCGGTATTAAAATCTTGCTAATGTTTAAGGCTGAAGCTCAAAGAATTGCTAACATTGGCACCGTAAATCTTTCTCAATTGATGCCCGTAGAAGTAGTCATTTTCCACTCCCCGTGCTCTAATTTCCATACAAGTCTTTGTACCATATGCAATTTTTTGTTTGATAATTCCCACATTAGTCCCTCAACTATCTCCACCATTAAATACTACATCCATTCAAGACACTCCGTTTCTGCATATTATTTCGGACTTCACCAAACATCTCAAAATTTACTATTCATGCATCGGAATTGTTCCATTACAGACACAGGAGTTTTTACGATACGCTAAAACACTATTTTCACAAAGATTTGTTTACATAACAATTCAATTAGAGCCAAGTTTATGTAAAATTATCTGTGCACCATGCTGTGGACGAAGCGTTACCATGCTGCAAGGAGAGTGAGCATAGGAAGGGGAAAGCTCGAACCAGAAGCGTTGGAGAATCATAGCCACCGCCATTTTGGCTTCCATCATAGCAAAATTTTGGCCAATGCAGATCCTAGGACCCCATCCGAATGGCAGAAACGTGACTTGACTCTTTGTTGCTTTGGAAACCCCTTCCGCGAACCGCTCTGGCTTAAATTCCCGTGCGTCGTCGCCCCAAAGATCTTTGTCATGGTGGATCAGCAGGATCGGAACCGAAACTTCTGTCCCTGCTGGTAACAACAAATTTCCCAGTTTTGTTTCTTTTGGAACGGAACGTCCTAGCTCAGTCGCTGATGGGTACAGCCTTAGAACCTCGCACAATATCATTGTTACCTGTAGAATTAGCGACACAAAGAAACCAAGTTTTTGAGTTGTCCACCTCATTGATCGGACCTTCAAAAGACATGCTAGGGGCTTACAACTTTGAGACGATTAAGGCCATCAGCATCAGGTTTACTGTCACCCAAAACATGCAAAACCTCCTCTCTTGCTTTACTTTGCCAATCGGGATACCTTGCTAATAAAACCATAGTCCACACCAGTAAGACCGAAGTGGTCTCTTGGCCAGCAAAGTAAAACAGCTTGCATTCCTCAATCACATCCTCAATGCTCATCCTCATATTCTTTGCTTCCATTTCTCTGATATTGGATTCCACAAGTATGTCCAACAAGTCCTCATTGCTCTTTTCCCCTGCTTTAATTGCCTTCTCTCTTCTGTTTATCATTTCCCTAAGCAACTCTTTTATGTCTTTGTGTTTCATCTTCACCTCCCTGTTTGTCTTTGTGGGCAAAAACCTTCAAGAAAACGAACACGAATTTAGCCAATTCCAATATTTGCAACCTTTTTCAAGTAAATTAAGTTGAGGGTTACCTCCATCCTGGAATGTAAACAGTTTGTAGTAATTTGATTCTGAGAACGAGTTGGTCGTCTAGTAATTGGAAAATTCGTCTGCCTTCTTCGAAGCTGCTTCCAAAAGCAGATCGAGAAAGCACATCTCTTGTCAAATCTACGAGATAAGGCCACACATCTAACTCACTGTATCCTTCTGTACACACCATCTTCTCCCATTTGCTTAACATGTCACCACAACTTTGATAAAATGCTGGCAACATATTCTGCACCCAATCATTTCTAAATCAGAAATGCATAGGTTTAAGTATGATATTTTCTGTAAAGTCTGAGTACCCATAACTATTCTATACCTTCAACTTATCTTGATGAAATGAAGGGTTTATGATTTTTCTATGCTTGCTCCATCGGTCTCCTTCGAGGTTAACAAGGCCGCTTACAAGCAAAGTAAGCAGTGGATTGGTACGTATCTTCTGGAAGTCATTAAATTTGGTAAATATTTCTCTTAGTTTTTCAGGGTCCATAATGTTCACCCTTTGTCTTGGACCAATCCACGTAAATGAATTCTTTCCTGCATTTCCTCCCAATAAATTCCATACATAAATAACAAAGAATTATCATAAATTgaagattaaataataaaaaacataccATACTGGTTGACAGTTTGATGAAGAAAAGGAGCAACATAAGGCCTAATATCATCACTAAGAGGCATAGGTTTGGCTCTTGTTTGTCTGCTCATAGTTGAGAGCTCTTTTATGTCACCAGAAAGGAACCTGTAAGGATTCCCTGCAAAACCCTGTTGTCTCAAGCACCGTTCGAGCCTCTTTGGGGCCAACCATACCCAGTTTAAAGCTCTCCATCCCCATATCATTAATAACCCAACAACAAGCAATGAGACCAAATCTCTAATTACATGGTAAACTTCCATATTTTTAGTATGAGAGAATTGTGTCTTCAAACTATGGTGTTTGTTGAAGCTGAAGCTCAAGTTTACTCACCTATCTATGAATGAACTTAACCAGAGGAAGTTTGAAGATATAGTTATAGGTAGTTCTTgaatatagtaaaaataaaaatctgaATCAATGATAAATACAGGTGATGAGAAT from Gossypium arboreum isolate Shixiya-1 chromosome 1, ASM2569848v2, whole genome shotgun sequence harbors:
- the LOC108482425 gene encoding cytochrome P450 72A397-like, which encodes MEVYHVIRDLVSLLVVGLLMIWGWRALNWVWLAPKRLERCLRQQGFAGNPYRFLSGDIKELSTMSRQTRAKPMPLSDDIRPYVAPFLHQTVNQYGKNSFTWIGPRQRVNIMDPEKLREIFTKFNDFQKIRTNPLLTLLVSGLVNLEGDRWSKHRKIINPSFHQDKLKNMLPAFYQSCGDMLSKWEKMVCTEGYSELDVWPYLVDLTRDVLSRSAFGSSFEEGRRIFQLLDDQLVLRIKLLQTVYIPGWRFLPTKTNREVKMKHKDIKELLREMINRREKAIKAGEKSNEDLLDILVESNIREMEAKNMRMSIEDVIEECKLFYFAGQETTSVLLVWTMVLLARYPDWQSKAREEVLHVLGDSKPDADGLNRLKVVTMILCEVLRLYPSATELGRSVPKETKLGNLLLPAGTEVSVPILLIHHDKDLWGDDAREFKPERFAEGVSKATKSQVTFLPFGWGPRICIGQNFAMMEAKMAVAMILQRFWFELSPSYAHSPCSMVTLRPQHGAQIILHKLGSN